The Sulfurimonas sp. HSL-1716 sequence AAATCGGCGGAGTGTAAAAAAGCGCTCGATGCGGGTCTTCCTCTACCTGCGTACGATCTTTGTATGTCGGCTTCGCACACTTTTAACACACTCGATGCAAGAAAAGCGATATCTCAGGCAGAGCGCCAAAACTATATCCTAAAGATCCGCGAACTTTCGCGCGGATGCGCACAGCTTTATAAAGATCAGGAACAAGAGCGCATAGCCAGAGTCAAAGCGTAAGCTCTCCTACAGGTTATGATACAGCAGGTTCGGGACGCTCTTTTAAGCTGGTACGAAAAACACGGACGCCATGAGCTTCCGTGGAGAAATACCGAGGATGTGTATCATATCTATCTCAGCGAGGTGATGCTTCAGCAGACTCAGGTCAAACGGGTTATGGAGGAGTATTATCCCCGATTCTTAGAGAAGTTTCCCACGCTTGGCGCGCTTTCTCTTGCAAAAGAGGAGGAGGTGCTCGCGCTTTGGAGCGGGCTTGGCTACTATTCAAGGGCGAGAAACCTCCACGCCACTGCAAAACTCTGTCCAAATACGCTTCCAAAGACACAAAAAGAGCTCGTAAAACTTCCCGGCATCGGGCGTTATACCGCAAGTGCTATCTGCAGTTTTGCTTACCATCAAAGAGTCGGGGTCGTAGATACGAACATCGAGCGCGTCATCAAGCGTTTTTTCGCTCACCATGAACAAAGTGATGCTCTCATCTGGCAAAGTGCCGAAGAGTTCGTGAACCCCGTTTATCCGACTCTGCATAATCAGGCTTTGATGGATCTGGGCTCGCTTGTCTGTACGGCGACCAACCCAAAGTGCGGCGAGTGTCCGCTTGAGCCTGCATGCAGAGGTAAAGAGGAAGCGGAATTTTACACGCGCAGGCAGAAAAAAGTGTATGAAGCACTTGAACTCTTTTACGGAATAGCCGTGCAGGAGGGTAAAATAGCTTTGAAGATCTCGAAGGGTCCGATGTATAAAGGGATGTTGGAACTTCCCGCCGTCGAACCCATAGAAGAAGACTTCATAGCCGAGTTTAAACACTCCTATACGAAATACAGACTCACCGTCAAACTGTACAAACTTGCAGAGGTGCAGGATGATGTCCTATGGTTTGAAAAAGATGCGCTTAAAGACGCACATATCTCTTCGCTAACAAGAAAGGTACTTAAATATTTAGAGGATATCGGATGACGCTCATAGGACAGATCGAGACTATCCTTTTTGAAGACGAGGGTTTTTTCATTGCACGTTTAAAAAACGGCGATAAAGTAAGCGGGACCTATTTTGAAAGCGAAGTCTCGCACTTAAAAGGTGCGGCTATCACCTTAAAAGGGGAGTGGGAAGAGCATAAGAAGTACGGCAGAACGTTCAAGTTTGAATCTTTGCGGGTCAATCAGAACGAACTTTTTTTCTTTTTAAACCGTATCGTAAAAGGGTTTACGAAAAAACTTTCCGCCGAACTCATCGAGAAGTTCGGAGATGAGGGGTTAGTCGATATCCTTGATAACGATATCGAGCGGCTGCTTGAGTTTAGCGGCATCAAAGAGAAGCGTCTTAAAAAGATCCAAGACTCTTGGAAGAAATTCCGATCTATGAGGGAACTCGGAGAATTTTTAAGTCCATACGATGTAAGCCCCGTGCTTCTGACCACCATTGCTACAGCCATGAAAGATGTTGCAGAGCCTTCAAAGCGTATCAAAGAAAATCCGTACGTACTGACGAGTATCAGCGGCATCGGGTTTAAACGTGCCGATGAACTGGCCTTGAAGATGGGAGTGGAGAAGGAATCGGATAACCGCATAAGTGCTGCGATGGACCATGCTCTTTTAAACTACTGCGAACAGCAGGGTAACAGCTGTGTTCAAAAGAGGGTGCTTTTTTCACTGCTTGACGAACTTCTTGAGTTTCATGACAGAGACGCTCTTTATGAGGCTGCGCTTATCGAGCGTGTCGGCGAGCAGAGTATAGTGCTGATGAAAAACGACAGGGTCTCGCCAGCGAGACTTTACGACGCCGAGAAATTTCTGTATGATGATTTCACTTCCCGTGCAAAAGCCGATCTCGGCGTCTTAAAAACCGATCTGGACGAGTTTTTGGCAAAGAGCGATTTGCAGCTTGGCGAAGAGCAGAAAGAAGCGGTGAAAATCGTCAATCAGGGTGCCGGTATACTCTTTTTGGTAGGGTATGCAGGAACAGGTAAAAGTACGACTTCAAGGACGATACTCAATCTTTTGAATACGCGTTACGCAGAGATCATGACCTGTGCGCTCAGCGGCATAGCTTCGCAGCGCATCGCCGATACCACCGGCTATGAGAGCGCCACGATACAGTCTCTTTTGGTAAGGTTCGAAGATAAAGACGAGTTTCCCTACTCCGTACTGCTTATAGACGAAGCTTCGATGATAAACTCCTCTTTGTTCGCCAGACTTGTCTCAAAAGTGAAAAAAGAGTGCGTACTTATCATCGTCGGCGACGATGCACAGCTTCCTCCCATAGGTGCAGGCAATGTACTAAGCGATGCGCTGACTCTGGAAATCGCGCCCATAGTAAAACTCACCAAGATATACCGCCAAAGCGAAGAACAGGCGATCACTCTCATAGCAAACGATATCCGTCAGGCGATTGTACCGCCGTACCGCCAAAAGTACGATGATTTTGAGTTCATCGATGTTTCCATACCCAACTATTATGCGCAGAAAAACTCTCTTTCGCAATCGGAGTTTTCAGCTTTGAGAGAGGAAAATTCTGCCGATATCCTAGCGACAATCATGCATGAAGTCGTAAAGGTGATACAAAAGGCAAGACTCAGACTCACTAACAAAGAGATAAGTTCCTATCTGAACTATTTTCAGGTAATAACACCGATGAAAGGCGGAACGCTCGGGGTAGACAATCTCAACAAAGTGCTGCAGGAGTATTTCAATCCAAATCCCAAAAAGTATGTAAAACGAGGCGGTGCGGAGTTTCGTCTGATGGACAAAGTCGTGCATACAAAAAACGAAAACATGACCTCATGGAGCGCCGAAGATTTCAAAGACGGCGAAGAATCAAAAGAAAGAAGGGTCTTTAACGGGATGAGCGGTCTACTTTTCCGTATAGACGAGGACGAGGAGCAGATTTATGTGTACTACCCCAACGAGGATATGGTGGTTCAGTACGAATATGAACAGTTAAAGACCCTTCTGATGCTTTCATATGCCCTGACGATCCATAAGGTCCAAGGGATGGAGTATGACATCGTCGTGATGCCCATTACTTTTTCTCACTATATCATGCACAATACAAAGCTCATCTATACGGCGATCACGCGGGCAAAGCACAGATGTATCCTCATCGGAGAGAGCGGCGCGTTCGAATCTGCATGCAAAAGAGTGGACGTAACGAAGCGCGATACCGTACTCTTAGAGCTATAAAATCCTGTTTTTGTGAGAGTTTAAAGATATATTCAAGATTTTCAAAGCGGGGTATGGCTACCATCAACACTGAACGTTTCTTATAAAGAGGTCGGAATATGTCTAAAAAAAGACGTGTATGGGAACAAAACGATTTAGACGCGGCAAATATTGCTATGTCGGTCATAGATCCTAACGGCTCGATATTATTGTTCAATAAACAATTCGAGGCCTTCTTTGACGGTAAATTCAAAGAGTTAAGTAAGAAAAATTGGTTCGATCTCTCATTGTCGACCGAAAAAAAGAGTATTGCAGATCTATTTAAGCGCGCCATGTCGGATGAGCCTGCTGCTGTTGCAATGCTGCATGAATTGGAAATAGTCGAAAAATACGCGGCAGAACTAATCACTTGGAGAATTTTTGTACTTCGCGATAAAGAGACCTCCATCGAAGGTGCATTATGTCTCGGTACAAACACTACAAAACAGGCGAAGATTGCCGAAAGTCTGCATCTTGAATCCGAAGAGCAGCGTGCGCTCAATTCGATTTTAAGTATTAGCCTGCAGAGTATCCCTTTAAAAGAACAATTACAACAGGTACTGGAAATACTTCTGTCTCTGTCATGGCTAACGATAAGCAAGACAGGCGGAATTTTCTTAGTCGATAACAATAGCGACACTCTTGTGCTTACGGTAGAGCACGGACTTCATCCCGCACTGCTGAGCGCGTGTGCGCGCGTGCCTTTTGGTCACTGTTTATGCGGCCGTGCCGCTGCCAGCAAAGAGATCCAGTATGCCGCGTGTCTGGACAAAAGACATGAGATCACATATGAGGGTATTGAGCCTCATGGTCATTATAATGTGCCTATTTTATCAGCTAACGGCGTCCTTGGGGTGATCGTCTTATATTTAACGCATGGACATAAAAAAGATGAAAGGGAGATAAAGTTTCTCGGTAGTGTCGCAAATACGCTGGCCGGTTTGATCGAGCGCTGTCATACGCAAGATGCTTTGTCTCTCAGTCTGTCAAAATTGGCGCAGGCGCAGCAGATCGCGCATCTTGGAGGATGGGAATGGGATATTACCGAAAATAAAATCTATTTTTCAGATGAAGCCGCAGATGTTATGGGTAATGCCAGATATAAAAAAGTTATGGGTCTGGAAGATTTTTTGGAGATCGTTTATCCCGACGACAGACCGATGGTACAAAGAGCTTCTGAGGAGGGGCTTAAGGGAAATGATCTAAATCTCGACTATCGGATACAGCAGTTGGACGGATCTGTGAGGAACTTGCAAACGCAGGCAAAACCTACATATGATTCCAGCGGCAAGATCATCGGTTTGAGCGGAACAATGCTTGATATCACAAAACGCAAACAGATGGAAGAGCGTCTCCGTCAGTCTGCTGCGGTCTTTGAAAACACGACAGAAGGTGTCATCATTACCGATGCCGACGAAAAGGTTATCTCTATAAACAAAGCGTTTGTTGATATCACGGGGTATAAAAATGAAGATATCATAGAAAAAGCCTCCTCTTTTTTTAAATCAAGTAGACATGATGAAAAATTTTATAGTGATATCTGGGAAACAGTTTCTAAAACAGGCAGCTGGCAGGGAGAGATATGGAGTAAACGTAAAAACGGCGATATCTTTCCTTTATGGCTCAATATAAGTGTCGTTAAAGATTCTAAAGGGGGCATAGTGAATTATGTCTGGGTCTTTTCCGACATAAGTGCCATGAAAGAATCCGAACAAAAACTTGATCATCTGGCCCATCATGATCCGCTTACCGGACTGCCGAACCGATTGTTGTTAAATGCACGAATGAGCCAATCCCTCTCAAGGGCCCGCCGCAACAAGAACAAGATAGCCGTTATGTTCCTTGATCTTGACCACTTTAAAAATGTCAATGATACATTGGGACATCCGGTAGGAGATATGCTGCTCCAAGAGGTGGCGGGTCGTCTGCTTGATTGTGTAAGAGAGGAGGATACGGTATCCCGTTTAGGTGGAGACGAATTTACCATTGTTCTTGAAGAGCTTCATGATTCGCATTTTGCCAGTGATGTCGCCCAAAAAATAATTATGAAACTGGCTGAAAAATACACTCTTCAAGAACATGAAGTATTCGTCACCTGCAGTATCGGAATAAGTCTTTTTCCCGATGACAGCGAAGACAGTATCACTTTATTTAAAAATGCGGACAGTGCCCTTTACCGTGCTAAGGAACAGGGACGAAACATGTACCAGTATTATACGCAAGAGCTTACTCTTTATGCAATGCAGAGAATGCAGATGGAAAATGATCTGCGGCACGCTCTGGAGCGCAAGGAACTGCTTGTATATTATCAGCCGCAGATCGATCTTAACAGCGGGCAGATCATAGGTATGGAAGCGTTACTGCGCTGGCAGCATCCAGAAAAAGGGTTGATATTGCCCGATAATTTTATTCCGCTTGCAGAAGAAACCGGATTGATCATCCCTATCGAGCAGTGGGTGCTGCATACGGTTTGCAAGCGTTTAAAATCATGGTTTGACGAAGGTCTGCCAAAAATGAGAGTAGCGGTAAATTTGTCTTCTGCCCAGTTTAATCAGCAAAATCTTCCCGAGATTATTACCAAAGCGCTTCATGAGAGCGGATTGGAAGCAAAATATCTGGAACTTGAATTGACCGAGCGGATAGTTATGAAAGATGCAAAAAGATCCGTTGAAATGTTGAACAAACTCAAAAAGATCGGAATAACATTTTCAATAGACGATTTCGGAACGGGCTATTCTTCGCTTAGCTATCTTAAGAAGTTCCCGATAGACCGGATTAAGATCGATCAGTCCTTTGTTCAAAATATAACTTCGGATCCCGAAGATGCCACTATCTCGCAAGCCATTATATCAATGTCTCACGGCATGCATCTAAAAACGGTAGCCGAAGGGGTAGAAACTTTAGAGCAGCAGGAGTTCTTACGATCGCGGAATTGTGATGAAGTGCAGGGGTTTTATTTTAGTCATCCTCTGCCTGAACAGGAGATGCAGCACCTTTTGCAAAGCGGAAATAAGATAGATACGAATTGATGATGAGAAAAGCGCGGTACTGTACTTTTAGAACTTTAAATGGTAAAATCTCACTTTCTTTTTATACTCTTCATCGCTTAACAGGATAAAGCAGTCCCCTCCTAAGGGATAGCTCCAGGTTCGAGTCCTGGTGGGGAGACCACCTATTTTAGGCTGTCACAACTTTTTTCGATTCTTGTACTTTTGTAATTGTGTCCATTCAAGGAATAAAGTTTGCTTTGTGAGTTTATATCAATTTATATACAAGAAGGTCTAAATAATGTCAGAATTGGGAAAAATGTTAATACAGGCCAATTCTTTATTAAAGGCCGGCAATCACCTTCAAGCAGCACAAGTATATCAAACTATTTTGCATTACCAGCCGACAAACAAACTGGCAAAAAAAGGACTCAAGAACGCCGCAAAAAAAATCCGTCCTTCTGATACTCCGACACAAAAAGAAATTGATATCGCACACGGTTTATACAATAACAAACAGTTTCAAGAAGCACTCATTTACCTTGCCGATTTAATTGAAAAGTATCCCCATGAACCTCAATTTTATATGCTTGCCGGTGCTATCTATGCAGATTTGGGAAAATTCGAGCAGGCTGTTGCATTACAAAAGCAGGCTCTTAGTATTGATCCCCTTTTCACGAGAGCTCATAACTGCATGGGAATCGCCTTATACGAACTCGGATATACGAATGAGGCGATTACATGTTATCAAGAAGCACTCAAAACCGATTCTCACTTTTTTCCTGCATTAAACAATCTTGCACAATCATTAAAAAGTGCCGGAAAGATCAGTGAAGCCGTCACATGCTATGAAGAAGCGATCAAATTAGAACCAAATCATGCAATGCTTTACAGCAATCTCGCTACAACATTAGAACTCTCGGGCAAGCTTGAAGAGGCTATACAGCATTACAAAAAAGCTTTACTTCATGAGCCTGAGAACCAGATCATTTACAGTAAAATGCTATTTGCTCTCTCATACTCCCAAGAACAATCTTCTAAAAGTTATCTTGAAGAAGCGCGTCGTTTTGGCCAAATTATTAATCGGCAGATCAAAACATCCTTTAACCGATGGTCCTGCAATGAAGCAGCGCAAAAACTCCGTATCGGTTTTGTTTCAGGTGGTTTACGCCGCCATCCTATCGGTTTTTTTATCGAAAGTATTATGAAACAGATGAAACCACTGAACATAGAACTCATTGCATACGACAGCAGTTTAAAAACAGATGACCTTACCGAACGGATAAAGCCGTATTTTGAAAAATGGCATTCGATCTCCGGTATTAATGACAAAGATGTCGCTTCGATGATTCATAACGACAAAGTTCATATTCTTGTTGATCTTGACGGACATACGGAGCATCACAGGCTGGCAATATTTGCATACAAAAGTGCTCCGGTGCAAATTTCATGGCTTGGGTATCATGCAAGTACGGGAATTGAGCAAATCGATTACCTTCTCGCAGATCCGGTATCGATCCGCTCGGAAGATCAGCCCAATTATCTTGAAAAAATCCACTACATTCCGGATACACGTTTTTGCATGACTCCTCCGCTTGGCGCCATCGAAGTAGCGCCGCTGCCGGCGCTCTCTAATGGCTATATAACATTTGGCTGCTACCAAAAGCTATCTAAAATAAACGACTCTACACTAGATCTCTGGGGAGCAATTTTGAATGCATTGCCTAATGCAAGATTGAGACTGCAAAACAGTGCATTGAGTGACATGACAATTCAAGAGGAGATAAAAAACAGGCTGCATGATTCCGGAGTCGACCTTGCACGGGTAACTCTCCAGCCGTCGCTTAACTATGAAGATTACTTGGCATCTTATGACAAAGTAGACATCTTGCTCGATACTTCTCCCTTTACCGGTGCTACAACGACCAGTGAAGCGCTTTGGATGGGTGTGCCGACGTTAACATTAGAAGGTGATCTTCTCGTTTCGCGCCAAGGCGTGTCTATTATGCAAGCAGCAGGCCTAAACGAATGGGTTGCAGGTGACCAGACGGATTATCT is a genomic window containing:
- a CDS encoding tetratricopeptide repeat protein; protein product: MSELGKMLIQANSLLKAGNHLQAAQVYQTILHYQPTNKLAKKGLKNAAKKIRPSDTPTQKEIDIAHGLYNNKQFQEALIYLADLIEKYPHEPQFYMLAGAIYADLGKFEQAVALQKQALSIDPLFTRAHNCMGIALYELGYTNEAITCYQEALKTDSHFFPALNNLAQSLKSAGKISEAVTCYEEAIKLEPNHAMLYSNLATTLELSGKLEEAIQHYKKALLHEPENQIIYSKMLFALSYSQEQSSKSYLEEARRFGQIINRQIKTSFNRWSCNEAAQKLRIGFVSGGLRRHPIGFFIESIMKQMKPLNIELIAYDSSLKTDDLTERIKPYFEKWHSISGINDKDVASMIHNDKVHILVDLDGHTEHHRLAIFAYKSAPVQISWLGYHASTGIEQIDYLLADPVSIRSEDQPNYLEKIHYIPDTRFCMTPPLGAIEVAPLPALSNGYITFGCYQKLSKINDSTLDLWGAILNALPNARLRLQNSALSDMTIQEEIKNRLHDSGVDLARVTLQPSLNYEDYLASYDKVDILLDTSPFTGATTTSEALWMGVPTLTLEGDLLVSRQGVSIMQAAGLNEWVAGDQTDYLNKAVEFASNIDALCTLRHGLRDQVKASPLYDSERFAKNLEKAFWEMWREKGIPALAAQQ
- a CDS encoding EAL domain-containing protein — translated: MSKKRRVWEQNDLDAANIAMSVIDPNGSILLFNKQFEAFFDGKFKELSKKNWFDLSLSTEKKSIADLFKRAMSDEPAAVAMLHELEIVEKYAAELITWRIFVLRDKETSIEGALCLGTNTTKQAKIAESLHLESEEQRALNSILSISLQSIPLKEQLQQVLEILLSLSWLTISKTGGIFLVDNNSDTLVLTVEHGLHPALLSACARVPFGHCLCGRAAASKEIQYAACLDKRHEITYEGIEPHGHYNVPILSANGVLGVIVLYLTHGHKKDEREIKFLGSVANTLAGLIERCHTQDALSLSLSKLAQAQQIAHLGGWEWDITENKIYFSDEAADVMGNARYKKVMGLEDFLEIVYPDDRPMVQRASEEGLKGNDLNLDYRIQQLDGSVRNLQTQAKPTYDSSGKIIGLSGTMLDITKRKQMEERLRQSAAVFENTTEGVIITDADEKVISINKAFVDITGYKNEDIIEKASSFFKSSRHDEKFYSDIWETVSKTGSWQGEIWSKRKNGDIFPLWLNISVVKDSKGGIVNYVWVFSDISAMKESEQKLDHLAHHDPLTGLPNRLLLNARMSQSLSRARRNKNKIAVMFLDLDHFKNVNDTLGHPVGDMLLQEVAGRLLDCVREEDTVSRLGGDEFTIVLEELHDSHFASDVAQKIIMKLAEKYTLQEHEVFVTCSIGISLFPDDSEDSITLFKNADSALYRAKEQGRNMYQYYTQELTLYAMQRMQMENDLRHALERKELLVYYQPQIDLNSGQIIGMEALLRWQHPEKGLILPDNFIPLAEETGLIIPIEQWVLHTVCKRLKSWFDEGLPKMRVAVNLSSAQFNQQNLPEIITKALHESGLEAKYLELELTERIVMKDAKRSVEMLNKLKKIGITFSIDDFGTGYSSLSYLKKFPIDRIKIDQSFVQNITSDPEDATISQAIISMSHGMHLKTVAEGVETLEQQEFLRSRNCDEVQGFYFSHPLPEQEMQHLLQSGNKIDTN
- a CDS encoding AAA family ATPase, with the translated sequence MTLIGQIETILFEDEGFFIARLKNGDKVSGTYFESEVSHLKGAAITLKGEWEEHKKYGRTFKFESLRVNQNELFFFLNRIVKGFTKKLSAELIEKFGDEGLVDILDNDIERLLEFSGIKEKRLKKIQDSWKKFRSMRELGEFLSPYDVSPVLLTTIATAMKDVAEPSKRIKENPYVLTSISGIGFKRADELALKMGVEKESDNRISAAMDHALLNYCEQQGNSCVQKRVLFSLLDELLEFHDRDALYEAALIERVGEQSIVLMKNDRVSPARLYDAEKFLYDDFTSRAKADLGVLKTDLDEFLAKSDLQLGEEQKEAVKIVNQGAGILFLVGYAGTGKSTTSRTILNLLNTRYAEIMTCALSGIASQRIADTTGYESATIQSLLVRFEDKDEFPYSVLLIDEASMINSSLFARLVSKVKKECVLIIVGDDAQLPPIGAGNVLSDALTLEIAPIVKLTKIYRQSEEQAITLIANDIRQAIVPPYRQKYDDFEFIDVSIPNYYAQKNSLSQSEFSALREENSADILATIMHEVVKVIQKARLRLTNKEISSYLNYFQVITPMKGGTLGVDNLNKVLQEYFNPNPKKYVKRGGAEFRLMDKVVHTKNENMTSWSAEDFKDGEESKERRVFNGMSGLLFRIDEDEEQIYVYYPNEDMVVQYEYEQLKTLLMLSYALTIHKVQGMEYDIVVMPITFSHYIMHNTKLIYTAITRAKHRCILIGESGAFESACKRVDVTKRDTVLLEL
- a CDS encoding A/G-specific adenine glycosylase, with amino-acid sequence MIQQVRDALLSWYEKHGRHELPWRNTEDVYHIYLSEVMLQQTQVKRVMEEYYPRFLEKFPTLGALSLAKEEEVLALWSGLGYYSRARNLHATAKLCPNTLPKTQKELVKLPGIGRYTASAICSFAYHQRVGVVDTNIERVIKRFFAHHEQSDALIWQSAEEFVNPVYPTLHNQALMDLGSLVCTATNPKCGECPLEPACRGKEEAEFYTRRQKKVYEALELFYGIAVQEGKIALKISKGPMYKGMLELPAVEPIEEDFIAEFKHSYTKYRLTVKLYKLAEVQDDVLWFEKDALKDAHISSLTRKVLKYLEDIG